Proteins from a genomic interval of Chionomys nivalis chromosome 7, mChiNiv1.1, whole genome shotgun sequence:
- the Sstr5 gene encoding somatostatin receptor type 5, giving the protein MESLFQASTPSWNASAASSGNHNWSLVSPVSSIGAQAVLVPVLYLLVCTVGLGGNTLVIYVVLRHAKMKTVTNVYILNLAVADVLFMLGLPFLATQNAVSYWPFGPFLCRLVMTLDGINQFTSIFCLMIMSVDRYLAVVHPLRSARWRRPRVAKLASAAVWVFSLLMSLPLLVFADVQEGWGTCNLSWPEPVELWGAAFITYTSVLGFFGPLLVICLCYLLIVVKVKAAGVRVGSSRRRRSERKVTRMVVVVVLVFVGCWLPFFIVNIVNLAFTLPEEPTSAGLYFFVVVLSYANSCANPLLYGFLSDNFRQSFRKVLCLRRGYGMEDADAIEPRPEKNGRPQATLPTRSCEANGLMQTSRL; this is encoded by the coding sequence ATGGAGTCCCTCTTTCAAGCTTCCACACCCAGCTGGAATGCCTCAGCTGCTTCCAGTGGTAACCACAACTGGTCACTGGTGAGCCCAGTGTCATCGATAGGAGCCCAGGCAGTACTGGTACCCGTTCTCTATTTGCTGGTGTGCACGGTGGGGCTGGGTGGAAATACACTGGTCATCTACGTGGTGCTGCGGCATGCCAAGATGAAGACGGTTACTAATGTGTACATACTGAACCTGGCTGTAGCTGATGTCTTGTTTATGTTGGGGCTTCCCTTCCTGGCTACGCAGAATGCCGTCTCCTACTGGCCCTTCGGCCCCTTCCTGTGCCGCCTGGTCATGACGCTGGATGGCATCAACCAGTTCACCAGTATCTTCTGCCTGATGATCATGAGTGTCGATCGCTACCTGGCCGTGGTCCACCCTCTCCGCTCAGCCCGGTGGCGTCGCCCACGGGTAGCCAAGCTGGCCAGCGCTGCTGTCTGGGTCTTCTCACTGCTCATGTCTCTGCCACTCTTGGTCTTCGCCGACGTCCAGGAGGGCTGGGGCACCTGCAACCTGAGCTGGCCAGAGCCTGTGGAACTGTGGGGTGCAGCCTTCATCACCTACACGTCTGTGCTGGGCTTCTTTGGGCCCCTGCTGGTCATCTGTTTGTGCTACCTGCTCATCGTGGTGAAGGTGAAGGCGGCAGGTGTGCGCGTGGGCTCCTCCCGGCGACGGCGCTCAGAACGCAAGGTGACtcgcatggtggtggtggtagtgctggTGTTCGTGGGCTGCTGGCTGCCTTTCTTCATCGTCAACATCGTCAACCTGGCCTTCACGCTGCCCGAGGAACCCACCTCTGCCGGCCTCTACTTCTTTGTGGTGGTCCTGTCTTATGCCAACAGCTGTGCCAACCCCCTGCTCTATGGTTTTCTCTCTGATAACTTCCGCCAGAGCTTCCGGAAGGTTCTGTGTCTACGTAGAGGATATGGTATGGAGGATGCAGATGCCATAGAGCCGCGGCCAGAGAAGAATGGGCGGCCGCAGGCCACACTGCCCACACGCAGCTGCGAGGCCAATGGGCTCATGCAAACCAGCAGGCTTTGA